The DNA sequence CGGCTCAAGCGCCCAAGCCTGGCGTTCCCACGGCTCCCAAGAAGCCCAGTGCGCCCACCGCGCCGACGCCTGTTGGACCGGTGGGCCGGCCGGGCGATCGCGATGGCGATGGGGTGAGCGACCGATACGATGCGTCGCCTGACAATCCGCGCGATCGCCGCTGGAACGAGCAGGCTGCCAAGGAATACGAGTCGTTCGTGCAGACGCAGACGCGCAAGATGATCGGGCGGGGAGTCGAGATTGACTGTGCCGATTTCGCGATCAAGTTGCTCAGCGACTTTTGCAAGTTGGTGGGCTTGCCCAATCCGATGGGCAAACAGGCCGATGCATTTCACGCGTATGGGCCTGGCCGGACGGGCGGATTGCCCAATGTGAAGGGGCCGAACTATTTCTTGCCTGGCCTGAACGCCGACAATTTCGCCAAGCACCACACCAAGGTCGTGAATGATGCGAACGGCAATGGCGTGCGTGGTTATGACCGCCGGACCGGCGCTGTCGATGTCGAGGATTTGCGCCCGGGAGATGTGCTGTTCTATGACTGGGACAAGGATGGCATCGTCAACCACACCGTTCAGGTGGTCGACGTGAGCAAGGACGGTCGGGTGACCTTGGCCTTCGGCACTTACGACACCGTGGGGGGTGGCCCCCTGACCTGGGGGGCGCTCGACCTGCAGCCGGTCAGTGAGATGGTGCTGGAGCCCGGCAGCGCGGAATATCGGCAGTGGCTGGGGGCGGGCAACAACCTGTGGGGCGTGCGCCGAGGAAACTGGATGCCTGACAAGCCCGCCGCGTGAGTCCAGGAGGCCTGGCCTATTTGGTCAAGGCACCTTGCGAGATCAGGAAGTTCAGGTATGTCTCGAGCTGCTTCAAGCCGTCGGCATTGAGCATCTCGAGTTTCTTGAGCAGGCTTTTGAGTTCTTCCGGGACGACAATCGGCATCGCCTGTTCGACGTGCTGACGCGCGGCCTTTGCCACCACGTCGGTGCCCTGCACGAGCCCGCTGGCGAGGTCGGGAATCGTTTCGGCGGCGGGGCGACCCGACAGGAGCGCTTCAAGCGGGCCGACCGCGCCCTTGATGCCCAGCATTTGCAAGATTTGCTGCTCGGTGACGCCCACTTCACGCGCCCGACTGGCCATGAAGGCGCCGAGCAATTCGATGGGATTGGGGGGCGTGGTCATGAGGAGTTCCTCGCGTCAGGGCGGGTCAGAAGAGATCCTGAAGTTTCGGCAGCACGCGACCCGCGCGGCGGCCCGTCAGCGTATCAATGTAGTGCTTCAGGGCCAACACCTCTCGCCGATGAAAGAAGACCAGACCGTCGATCACCACAAACGGGCGAATCTGCCCCCAGCGTTGATGGTCCTGGAAGGCTGCCGGACTCACGCCGGCCAGTTCGGCGGCATGGTTCGGCGTCACCAGATCGTCGCTTTCCAACCACACGCGCCAACCCCTCCTGCTCGAGCAGGGTAACATAATCGACTCTGGCTTGGAAACATGCCTGCCTGCCTGGCTTTCAGGTGCTTTGGCTGGTAGCATGAAGCTTCTTTTTCGACGGAGAACGTGCGTGACGATCGATCTC is a window from the Candidatus Sericytochromatia bacterium genome containing:
- a CDS encoding LysM peptidoglycan-binding domain-containing protein, translating into MPAPVQTASARIPSSRSTGEGSVTVQSGETLYRVAARAMGSGARWRDLYEANRAVIGNDPHLLQVGMVLRIPALGGVTPPAAQPAQAPKPGVPTAPKKPSAPTAPTPVGPVGRPGDRDGDGVSDRYDASPDNPRDRRWNEQAAKEYESFVQTQTRKMIGRGVEIDCADFAIKLLSDFCKLVGLPNPMGKQADAFHAYGPGRTGGLPNVKGPNYFLPGLNADNFAKHHTKVVNDANGNGVRGYDRRTGAVDVEDLRPGDVLFYDWDKDGIVNHTVQVVDVSKDGRVTLAFGTYDTVGGGPLTWGALDLQPVSEMVLEPGSAEYRQWLGAGNNLWGVRRGNWMPDKPAA